The sequence below is a genomic window from Nitrospira sp..
CTGGGCAGCACGTGAGATGTTGCCGCCGGTCAAATGAAGCACATTCTTCAGGTAGGTGCGTTCAAATTCCTCCTTAGCCTCGGTAAGCGGTTTAAGTGGTGATTCTGCTGCCGCACTGACGGACGGAAACAAATCCGGCGTCAACATTTCTTGCTGCGACATCACAACCGCCTTCTCCACGGCATTTTCCAACTCGCGTACATTCCCTGGCCATGGATTGATCATCAGGCGATGCAGCGCGGCCGGCGTGAACCCTTTGATATCCTTGCTGGATCGCTTCATGCTCTGCGTCAGGAAATGCTGAGCGAGTAACGGGATATCGTCTCTCCGTTCACGCAACGGCGGAATGAACAACGGAACCACCGAAATTCTGTAATAGAGGTCATTACGGAAGGTCCCGTTCTTGACCGCTTCGCCCAGATCTCTGTTCGTCGCCGCAATAATACGTACATCGACCTTGACCGATGTCTCCGATCCAACCTCTCTGATCTCCCGTTCCTGGACGGCCCGCAACAGTTTCACCTGCATGGACAGCGGCATTTCGCCGATTTCATCAAGAAAGAGCGTCCCACCATGGGCCATCTGGAACAGTCCACGTTTCGCACCATGGGCGCTTGTGAAGGCCCCCTTCACATGCCCGAACAACTCGCTCTCAAACAGTGTTTCCGGAATGGCGGCACAGTTGAGTGCCACAAACGCACCTTTACTGCGACGACTGTTCGCATGAATGACACGAGCCATGACTTCTTTGCCGGTACCGGTTTCTCCGAACAGCAGAATGGTCGCGTCCGACTCGGCGACCTGGCCGATCTGTTGAAAGAGCCGTTGCATCGCCGAACTTCTGGCCACGACATTCTCGAGCCCGTACAACTCTTTCACCAGCGATTTCAGTCGATCAATCTCACGGCTCATCCGCTGCTGCGAGAGTGCTTTATCAATGGTCTCCTTGAGCTCTTTATCATCAAACGGTTTGGTCAGATACCCAAACGCCCCACGCTGCATGGCCTCCACCGCGTTGGGAATACTGCCATGGGCCGTCAGGATGATGACCGGAAGTCCCGGTTGATTTTGCAGCAACGCTTCGGTCACGTCTAACCCATTCTCACTTCGGAGACGGAGATCGGTGATCGCCAAATCAAACGTCGTATGTTTCGCTGCCTCAATAGCCTCTTGTCCCGTGGTACAGGGTGTGACGGAAAATCTCATGGCGGATAACCGCATTTTCAGCAAATGCAGCAATCCCTCATCGTCATCAATGACAAGAATATTCTCGCGCTCCGTGTTTTTTGGCTCCATAATCACCACATCTTTCTGGTTCTTCATTAGGGTGTCGTTTCAGGACTTGGAGTAGGAACTGTCGTCAGTGGAGGACGGATCGGACGAACCTTTTCACGCATCTCCTGATCGATTCGTTTCAACGCCTCAAGCTGCGAAGATAGTTCTTCAATTTTTTTGTCTCGTTCAGCCAGTTGTTTTTGCATCGCGACGGGATCCACGGATGCCTTGGTCGAATCTTTCTTGGCGAGAAGCGCCTCGATTCTGCGATCTCGCTCCGCCAGCTCCCGCTGCAATACCTCGATGGCCTCTGACTCGCCACCCTTCGAGGCATGGAATTGTTGTATCAGCACCTGCTCGTCAAGCAAGTTTCGAACCAGACGATCGGTTGCTGTCGCCAATGATGTGTGAGCCTCTGCAATTGCGGGCGCTGTCAATACGGATTGAGACCATCCTTTCTGCCCTGAAACAACGGATTGCCGTAGGACTTGAAGCCAGGCTTTACTCGTCGCCGCGACCGGTCCCGTCGGAGCAACGGTCACAACCTTTTCAAAGTATTTCGCTGCAACTTCGCGACTTTCGTAGAGTCCAAGGAGCCCGAGTGTAAAATACACCTGGTCACAAGAGTGTGATTGGGCGCAGCGCGGGACCAATCCTTCCTGTTTCTTTACAAATGCTTGAAAACTCGTCACTTCCTTCGGGTCAGTCACAAAATACGGGCGAGAGACTGGGATGGACCCCGTCCATGCGGCACATCCTGTGAGAAAGAGAGGCAAGACCCCGGAACTGATCGCCATAAGAAATATCTTCGTTTTCACGGCTCCCCCTTCGCCTCCGGCTTCGTCAACCGTAGGATAAACCGTACAGTCGCCCCCTTCCCCTTCTCACTCTCAATCCAGATTCTTCCTCCATGAGCTTCAACAACTTTTTTGACCAATGCCAACCCCAAACCACTTCCCGCAGCCTGCCTGACCTTGGTACGGCCCTGATAAAACCGCTCAAAAATATGCGGGAGATCTTCCGGGGCAATCCCAGGCCCCGTATCTGAAACCGAAACCTCCAGCACACCAGCCTGGAGCTCTGGCTTCATATGGACCTTCACGACTCCCCCTTCTGGGCTGAACTTCAGCGCATTGGACAAGAGATTGTCCAAGACCTGTTCCAGTCGAGACGCATCCGCCTTAATCCAGACTCGCTGCCCAACAGGCTCTAAGACCAACTGGACATGCTTAGAGTCAGCAAGAAGACGGATCTTGTTGATCGAGATGTCCACAATCCTGTGGAGATCGACGGGGACGAATCGATACTCCATCATCCCGGCCTCCATTTTCGATAAATCCAGAATGGTGGCGATAAGATGCATCAGCCGTTTGCTGCTGTCGGCCATGATCCGAAGCGTCATCCGTTGTTCCGGCACGAGCGGGCCAGGAATCTCGTCAAGCAGGAGGTTCGTTCCTTCCTGAATTGATGCCATAGGAGTTCGTAATTCATGGGACACATGCGCAAGAAACTCTGTTTTCATGTCGTCGATTTCTTGAAGCTTGTGGCCCATCCAGTTCACGGAATCCACCAATTCGCGGAGCTCGGCCGGCGCCTTGATTTTGATCGATGCCCCAAAATTCCCCTGTCCGATCTGCTTGATGTGTCCCTGCAACTCTCGGAGCGGACGCAAGATCGTATAACTTGCCACTCCTGCCAGTCCTAACCCGAACATCAAGGCCACAAGAACAAGCTGCTCCGTCACGGCCTCGGCTTGGGCGGCACTGGCATGCGATTCGGTCACCCCCACACTGACTCGCGCCTCATGAAGATCGATATAATTCTGCAACGTAAAGGACATGCGGTCCATGAGGCTGTCACGCGTGCTTTCATAATTCGGAATCGTACGCTGAGCCGACCCCGTTGTCGTCTGAATGGCCGTGTCAAACAACCGCAATCGTTCTTTCAGCAACTCACCCGTCTCTTGCAGCAGCGTCAGTCCCCGCGTGGAACTTTCCTGTCCTCGCAATATCTGAAGCACACGCTGAAACTCTTCAACTTCCTCAGTCACATTGGTGAGGAACGTACGATCTTTCGTGGCAAGAAACTTCTTCTCACTATTCAGTTGGGCATACAGTGACCCTAACAGCCGTTTGGCGGATTCAACGGCTGGATAATGGTACGACGCCATTTGAGTACTCATAGCCGTCAACTGCCGAAGTTGAAAGAGTGCGTAGAGATTCACTCCCCCCATCACCGTAATAATGACCAGGGAGGTCAACACCAGCCGCCAGAATATTGAAAGTCGCATGAGTCCGTGCCTCGCTCGGACTAGGTCATAGGTGGGCAGAACTCAGTGTATGGTAATCCATACACTATTTCAGCTTCCGATCACAAGGGCAGACGCCTATTGGAAGACAAAAATATGTCGGACCAGCAAGCTTCCCTGAGAAAATCTTTCCCAGACCGTTACTCTCCGGAGTTGAATTGGTGAGAAAAAAGCCGCTGTCTCCTGGAAGACCCGTGAAGCGATGCAAAAAGATGGCCCCGAAACAATAAGATCGCCATGGCGACCGGTGGAGTGAGGAGGAAAAGCACGATCTCTTGCCCCTCCGCATCGAGTCCCATATACGACAGCCACCCACCGATGGCCGTCAGGGGGAGCATGAGAATTTGAAGGAAGTCGAGCCCAGCCCCTCGACCGGCACGGCCGGACAGTGAAAAGAATTCCTCAAGCCCGCTGGGCGACAAGACGACAGGCAGAATGAGAACAACAAATGGGAGAAACCATTCGATCCAATGCTCCACGACGAATTCATAGGACGTCTTGAACACATCAAGCGTCGAGTCGTGTCGGACTTGATAAATCACTTCCGGTGCTGGGTTCAAGAGGAGAAAGACCAAGAGCAAGAACGCCGAGAGAAGAAATTGGCCGTAGGCGGGATTAGCTTGTAAACCCATATCGAGCAAGAGCGTCGGCAGCCACAACACAAATCCGACACCGATCACATCCCAAAAGTAACACCCGAAGCTTTCTGTCACGTCCGTGAACCCAAGGGTTCTGGACGCGCTCAGAGACTGTTCAATCAACCGGAGCGTGGCTCCCACCAGAAGGGCATTGACCATCCCGAGTAACAAACCACCGGCCATGCCCAACGGAGCAGCGATCCGTGCAATGCCCAAAAAGAGCAGCGCAAAGAGGATGAGCGCCACCATGGATACCCAGCTTTTGGTCAGCGAACGCCAGGTGGCGTGAAGCACGTGCCTGTAGAGATGAACGGTCGCCGATGCGAGTTTGCTCATGCGATGCGTACCCTAGTCGGGATTGCCCTGGTAGGTCAAGCACTAGTCTTGTTCCTATCAGGACATGCCCCCTACAGGTTGACTTGTCCGACCGAATGATTATCACTTATTTCCGTCGGCAGAAGTACTCTCATATAAAAAGGTGAGCCCCATGGACATGAATCGGATGACGATCAAATTGCAAGAGGCCCTCCAATCCGCGTCCGGACATGCCCAGCGGAGAAGTCATCAAGGCATCGATGTGGAACATGTCCTTTTGGCGCTCCTTGAGCAAGAAGGGGGAACCACCCCGGCCTTGCTTGAAGGGGCCGGCCTCGCCCTCCCTGCCGTGCGGCAAGCCGTCGACCACGCCTTGGCCAAGTTACCTCAAGTACAGGGCTCTGGAGCAGCCCCCGGTCAAGTGCATGTTGCCAACCGTCTCACCCATGTGCTGAATCGTGCGGAGGAGGAGCAGAAGTCGCTGAAGGACGATTTTTTGAGTGTCGAGCATGTCCTCCTCGCCATGGTTCAGGAGGGAGGTGTATTCAAGAAACTGGGCCTCACGCGTGACCGCCTCTTGGCGAGCTTACAACAGGTGCGAGGCAATCAACGAGTCACCAGTCAAGATCCTGAAAGCACCTACCAGTCGCTGGTGAAATACGGTCGAGATTTGACCCAATTGGCCGAACAGGGCAAGCTCGATCCCGTCATCGGACGCGATGATGAAATCAGGCGTGTGATCCAGATCCTCTCGCGCCGGACGAAGAATAACCCGGTGCTCATCGGGGAGCCAGGAGTCGGAAAGACCGCGATCGTGGAAGGACTGGCCATTCGCATCGTGAAAGGTGATGTTCCGGAAAGCCTCAAGCACAAGAAACTCTTCGCACTGGATATGGGTTCGCTCGTCGCCGGTGCCAAATTCCGCGGCGAATTTGAGGAGCGCCTGAAAGCCGTCCTCAAAGAAATCCAATCGTCTCAAGGTCAGATTCTCCTGTTCATCGATGAATTGCACACGGTCGTCGGAGCCGGAGCAGCCGAAGGAGCCATGGATGCGGCCAATCTGTTGAAGCCGATGCTGGCGCGCGGCGAGTTGCACCTGATCGGCGCCACGACGCTGGACGAATACCGGAAGCACATCGAAAAGGATGCCGCCTTGGAACGCCGTTTCCAGACGGTGCTGGTCGATCAGCCCTCAGTGGAGAACACGATCTCCATTCTACGCGGCCTCAAAGAGCGCTATGAAGTCCACCATGGCGTGCGCATCAAGGACAGCGCGCTGGTAGCGGCGGCCAAACTCTCCCATCGCTATATTGCCGATCGGTTTCTTCCGGACAAAGCCATCGACTTAGTCGACGAAGCCGCCGCACGGCTCAGGACCGAGATCGACAGCCTGCCGGCTGAACTGGATGAAGTGTCGCGCAAGGTGCTCCAGCTGGAAATTGAGCGCGAGGCGCTGAAGAAGGAGAAGGACGCCGCGAGCGCCGCCCGACTGAGCACCCTTGAGGCCGAGCTGAACGAAAAACAGCGTGACCTGCAGGCGTTGAAGACCA
It includes:
- a CDS encoding sigma-54-dependent Fis family transcriptional regulator — encoded protein: MEPKNTERENILVIDDDEGLLHLLKMRLSAMRFSVTPCTTGQEAIEAAKHTTFDLAITDLRLRSENGLDVTEALLQNQPGLPVIILTAHGSIPNAVEAMQRGAFGYLTKPFDDKELKETIDKALSQQRMSREIDRLKSLVKELYGLENVVARSSAMQRLFQQIGQVAESDATILLFGETGTGKEVMARVIHANSRRSKGAFVALNCAAIPETLFESELFGHVKGAFTSAHGAKRGLFQMAHGGTLFLDEIGEMPLSMQVKLLRAVQEREIREVGSETSVKVDVRIIAATNRDLGEAVKNGTFRNDLYYRISVVPLFIPPLRERRDDIPLLAQHFLTQSMKRSSKDIKGFTPAALHRLMINPWPGNVRELENAVEKAVVMSQQEMLTPDLFPSVSAAAESPLKPLTEAKEEFERTYLKNVLHLTGGNISRAAQFAGRYRADFYKMLRKYGLHPSTTKGRPDSEVEELEGEEHLTEAER
- a CDS encoding HAMP domain-containing histidine kinase: MRLSIFWRLVLTSLVIITVMGGVNLYALFQLRQLTAMSTQMASYHYPAVESAKRLLGSLYAQLNSEKKFLATKDRTFLTNVTEEVEEFQRVLQILRGQESSTRGLTLLQETGELLKERLRLFDTAIQTTTGSAQRTIPNYESTRDSLMDRMSFTLQNYIDLHEARVSVGVTESHASAAQAEAVTEQLVLVALMFGLGLAGVASYTILRPLRELQGHIKQIGQGNFGASIKIKAPAELRELVDSVNWMGHKLQEIDDMKTEFLAHVSHELRTPMASIQEGTNLLLDEIPGPLVPEQRMTLRIMADSSKRLMHLIATILDLSKMEAGMMEYRFVPVDLHRIVDISINKIRLLADSKHVQLVLEPVGQRVWIKADASRLEQVLDNLLSNALKFSPEGGVVKVHMKPELQAGVLEVSVSDTGPGIAPEDLPHIFERFYQGRTKVRQAAGSGLGLALVKKVVEAHGGRIWIESEKGKGATVRFILRLTKPEAKGEP
- the clpB gene encoding ATP-dependent chaperone ClpB produces the protein MDMNRMTIKLQEALQSASGHAQRRSHQGIDVEHVLLALLEQEGGTTPALLEGAGLALPAVRQAVDHALAKLPQVQGSGAAPGQVHVANRLTHVLNRAEEEQKSLKDDFLSVEHVLLAMVQEGGVFKKLGLTRDRLLASLQQVRGNQRVTSQDPESTYQSLVKYGRDLTQLAEQGKLDPVIGRDDEIRRVIQILSRRTKNNPVLIGEPGVGKTAIVEGLAIRIVKGDVPESLKHKKLFALDMGSLVAGAKFRGEFEERLKAVLKEIQSSQGQILLFIDELHTVVGAGAAEGAMDAANLLKPMLARGELHLIGATTLDEYRKHIEKDAALERRFQTVLVDQPSVENTISILRGLKERYEVHHGVRIKDSALVAAAKLSHRYIADRFLPDKAIDLVDEAAARLRTEIDSLPAELDEVSRKVLQLEIEREALKKEKDAASAARLSTLEAELNEKQRDLQALKTRWESEKTSVSRLRKTREAIEEMKQKIEQAERAYDLNRVAELRYGELPKLERELALELQHLEKKQDAARLLKEEVDEDEIAAVVSRWTGVPVSRLLEGETDKLLKLEDLLHQRVVGQEEGVRAVADAVLRARSGIKDPNRPIGSFLFLGPTGVGKTELARALATILFDDEGNLVRIDMSEYMEKHTVARLIGAPPGYIGYEEGGQLTEAVRRRPFSVILFDEIEKAHHDVFNVLLQVLDDGRLTDSQGRTVDFKNTVLIMTSNIGSPQILEAQQRGASYEQVRTVVMGELRQHFRPEFLNRVDELVVFHPLGTEHLIKIVEIQLERLRNRLAERRITLAITPSALKHLGERGYDPVYGARPLKRLIQQELETPIAKLLVKGELRDGNTASVDLKSGALVVTPLAVC